Below is a genomic region from Raphanus sativus cultivar WK10039 chromosome 4, ASM80110v3, whole genome shotgun sequence.
aaattcaaattttgatattttaacaGTACTCCCTAACCATGCACTAACATCTTTAgtttaaattatgaaaataaattttataatttacttgTAATAATAACATGTGTCATACTGATTTTGCTTAATTGTAAAAAAACTCTCATTTAATTGTAATATTAACATGAATAATACCTTTCAAAGATTCATCAATAACATATAATCATTTCTCATATACTTTTATGATTTGTCAAATAACAttgaaaattgttattttaattcCATGACTTGATGTCTAGATACAACTCTAACAACTGTTAACtctaattttgtttagtttctaTCTAAAATTATGTAATTGGCTGGTCAACCCGAACTCTTTTTTAcataacattatattataagTTATATTGTATTGTAAATAGCATTGTATACGAACATTTGGCTGCTCTGTAGATATGTGTTATTCCATCTTTGAATGTTGttgtgtaaaataatttttgtatttgttgAATGTGATGAGCCTCCAGATTGCATGTAGCAAGACATTTTTTATGGCGTTatacatatatgaaaatatgagcTAATCATTAGTGTGTGTATTGTGTATATTGATATTATTGTAGTTTTAACTTCTGTTACGGCATTTGCTAGTGTAATATAGCCACAAGaaactgaatttaaaaaaattacaaatgatTCCacactctattttattttatttattaaatcgataaaaccaaaaatcattaaattctGATgacaacaaaataatattaaatgataaatgtttaaaatgctTACGTATCAACGTGAGATATGATTTAAAtagagataaaaaaatatattgttatagaTAGATTGTTTGTGTTTCTATTAACAATTAGCTAGATgttgaattaaatataaatattcattcttttataaatacaatgcatttaaaattattgactTTTGTATATGAAATTGTCATGTTTTTAGGTGtcgtaaatattttttttcagtttaattGGTATGCGAATGCATATTTAGCTTTTGTGGTCCAATActcatatttttgattaatgAACTTTAGTTATCGGGGCTACTAATGGATTTTAATTTGTATTGTTACATAAAATGAATGGTTAATTGAACCGAAAAGAatttgaccccaaaaaaaaaaattgaaccgaaaggaaaaaaaataccTTGACTTTTTTACTCTAGCCAACAAAAcctaatcttcttcttcctttcactACCCCATTCCATCTTCTTCGTTTCACCACCTCACCTTCTTCTTTCCCCACCTGatcccatcttcttcttcaccccCTATAGATCATCCTCATAGTAACCAATAGATCCTCCTTCTATCTAagctcctcttcttcttcattttcatgGTTACTCTGTTTCAGAAGATTTTTTTCACTGAAGGCATTCACTTTGTTTcagaaacttctagaagcatcAATGGCGGAGTCCATCTGTTTATACCTGAAGGTACTCTTTTTCTACCACTCTCATCTAATCTTTCGTGATTTAAGCTTCTGTGTTTCTCTGCATGTTAGTTGTATCATCGGAAACAACCTTCaaaatcttctctttttttcttcataagATTTAAAGTTATGGTTTTTAAAGCACTAAGGGTTTACTCATATTCTCAGGTTTTAATGTTTGATGTAAACAGGACGCTGCAGCGATTGTAATAAAACAACCAAAGAGATCACATCTGTTCGTAAGGATGATAGTTTTGGTGTTTGCAATGGTATGTGGTCTCTACATTTGCTCTGTCTGCTTAAAACAGTTTAGTGTCGAAACCTTACAACTTGTTCCAACTCGCATCACTACTCGGATTCATTACCAAAGCCACATACTTTCAATAGGTAAGTAACTTTTCTTGTCTCTttgatctgtttttttctttgtttgtttattcACTTACAACTTTGAAACAGATCTGAATGTGGGCACAATCCGGTGAGGTTCTTTGCGATACTACGATGCAGAGATTAGGAAATGGTTGGTTCAAAACGTTGTTGAATAGTCATGTCACTTAAGAGCAAAGTGGCGGTGGAGAGATATCTCAACCATTTGTTACCCAGTGTTTGAAAATACGAAGACAACGAATCAGTTAAGTGGAGAAGCTCCACTACTTGTGTAGGCAGAAACTGCCGCCGTCGAGATGAAACGACTCAAGAAACCCTCGAAGAGAAGAGTCTAAGGAGAGCCCAAACAGAGAACAGATCGAAGCCCATCTAACTGAAGTTTTAATGAAACGATGTGTTTTAGATGCAGGGACACGTGTCAGTTCCTCATCACTCGAATTTGTGACATGGAtgctgatgtgtcagcaggagagatccaaccttcttttatatatatagataactCAAAAGAACCTGAATCATTATTTTGCTTCATGAGGCCCAAATCAAACCAAGCTGTCGATCTAAAATTGAAAAGAAACAAGGTTTGAatgcaaaatatttataatttatctccttttacaaaaaaaaaaaaaatttataatttagggAGCTACGGCGTTATCAAGCATGTCTGATATGATTTCAGAGTAGAGACTATTTGAAGTTTTTAGGCCCAAATATTCTGTCTAAAGCCGATATAACTAAATATGGGCCCATAACTTCAAAACCCGATAATTATTTTGACTCATGAGGCCCAAATCAAACATAGGTGTCAATTGTACACTCCAAGAGAATTGAGGTGCTTATGCagaataattataaattaaggGGTAAACAACATGTTATTACCCCGTTTATACTTTCAGTTTGTTAAGTTCGTTTCGCAATCCAATAAGACGCGGATCTGTGAGATAGAGATCTAGAGGAAGAAGCAAGCAAAGCAATGGCAGGCATGGGAGCAGGGCCAGATCACCTATTCAATCTGAGAAACCAATTCTATCTGGGAGCTTATCAAACGGCGATCAACAACAGCGAGATCCGTAACCTCTCGCCTGAGGACGCCGTGGAGCGCGACTGCCTCGTCTTCCGATCCTACATCGCCCTCGGTAGCTATCAGGTTTTTCTCTACCCGTCTCTCTCTAGATTCATCTCGATGATGTCTCTCGTCGTCTCTAGATTGGCTTATCTGTTAATTCGAATTTTGTTGTGTGGTGTTGTTGAAGCTCGTCATCAGCGAGATCGATGAATCCGCCGCTACTCCACTGCAGGCAGTTAAGCTCCTAGCGATGTATCTATCGAGTCCTGCAAATAAGGTCGTGATCTGAAGCTTTACAATAGCTTATATACAGAGAGTTAGTTATTAAGTGAGTGTGTGCCACGTATGTTGTTATCTTTGTTCATGTGACAGTTAGCCAACGGTGATGTTCAAGAATTCGCTAGGCGGTAATTAGCCTCTTTATAGAGTATTAGCTGCCAGAAAAATTGTTTCGCTTATATGTGACCAATTTGCCACCTATACCGATGTTTAGAACATTAGCCAACATTATTTACATATTGGTAGAATTgatgtttggttttttttttttgtgttcttgatCAGGAATCAACGATTTCGAGCTTGAGGGAGTGGTTGGCAGATCCAACAATAGGAAACAATGCGACTTTGCGACTGGTTGCTGGTGTTGTTTTCATGCATGAGGAAGATTATAGTGAAGCTCTGAAGCACACTCATGCTGGAGGGACTATGGatctgtatgtttttttttttcgttttttatttgATGTAGTTGAGTGATTTCCTGTCAGAATGATGGTTATGTTTCCATATGCTCAAAGATTGTTACTTGCTTTTTAATCGTTAGGCATGCGCTGAATGTCCAGATATTCATTAAGATGCATAGAACAGATTATGCTGAGAAGCAGCTTGGAGTTATGCAGCAATATGACGAAGACCACACTCTCACTCAACTTGCTACCGCCTGGTTTAACCTGGCAGTGGTATAATGACATATAtgcagttttttttgttttggtttactGTATAAATAGTTGTCGTCTTTCCTATGCTAAGTCGCTCGATGATCTCAGGGTGGCTCGAAGATACAGGAAGCTTATCTCATTTTCCAGGATTTCTGTGAGAAGTATCCCATGACATGCTTGATCTTGAATGGCAAAGCAGTTTGCTGTATGCAAATGGGTAACTTTGATGAAGCTGAAACACTGCTCCTTGAAGCACTCAACAAGGTAACTGACTTGTAATCGCTTTCTTGGCTTTTTCTGTAATATGGGTAAGTGTGAAAATTAGTTTGTGGTGATTTCAGGATGCTAAGGACCCAGAAACTCTTGCAAACCTTGTCGTCTGCAGTCTTCATGTTGGCAAATCATCTTCACGTTACTTAAGGTAAAAAATTGCGGTCACCTACTTATAAAAGCTAGCTGAGAGAGTAATGCTTTGTTGGGTCCATATATTTATCTCATATTATTCTTCTTTTACAGCCAGCTGAAACTATCACATCCAGAACATGTGCTCGTGAAGCGTGTATCATCAGCCGAAGATAACTTCGAGAGAGCGGTTCAATCTGTGGCCTGAAGACTCTTTCATGGCTCAACCTGTGCAGGATCGGTTTGATTTATCACATATATTCCCGTGTTTGGTAAACCTTCCAGAATaacttttgtctttttttttaatcagtatATGAACCAGATTTTGCCTTTGGGTTTGTTACATTTACCATTTCATTACTTCTAAATATAAAGTTCCAACGTTCACTCTCTTACTCTTAACCTAGCCAAACTGAATAGGAATACGATTGACTCAATAACCTAATTGAATTCATATCATGTCCACGGCCAATCTCATTAACAGATGGTTTGTATCTAAATTAGAGCTTCAGACTTGTACCAATGTTACTTCTCAAAAAATTTCGCTTCAATGAAAACGAATGGATTGGACACAAAAAGGAAATTAGAGTCTTATAGATGATACAAACTGAAACTGCAATGTCAAAAAAGCATGATAAAAACTTTGTAACAAAGTGAAACAATaacataaaccacaaacacTGTTATACAAAAatcggttcggtttggtattcggttagttcggtttgttcatttaaaaattgttaccggataaaagaaaaatatctgaaatatataAAACGGGTCTGGTCCGCTGGTAATATTATGACCGCAGATAGAACATGGCGGCTTCATCTAATCTCTTTGCAATCCCTGCGCGTCTTCAGTCAGCTTCTTCTCCGTTTATCTGTAACATCCTCATCTGCAACATTTTCTTTATGGcatcctctttctttttctgacaCTCGTGTTTCATTTTTAGCCGCACCAAACCGGAATCGAGTTCGTATCCTCGCCAAATCATGCCCGGACAATCAGAGCTTCGGTTCCAACGATTCGGATACTTCACCGGAGACAACCAACGAAACCCAGGTGCAAAGTTTGAGTCTTTTCATATATAATTCACTATGTTTGTTGtttcaatctatggtagaagATGTTCAAGTTTTAGTCTTTACTGCTAGAAATGAGTAAAGAAACATTAGTTTATGTGTTTGCATATTACTGGTCACTGTAAATTGGGAGCTGTAGTTGAGAATCCATACTTGTGTATGCAAGTGCTTTACATTACAtcttactttaaaaaaaaaaatcatcagaGTTTTATTAGCTGAATTGTGTTCTTGGCCTTCAGGGGGATCAGAAACCTTTGTCAAGGAGACAGTGGATGATGACATGTGCGTGCTTATCTCCAGCTTTAATTACCAATGCTTATACCTTTGTCTCTGTACAAAATGCAGCCGCTTTAGACAAGAAACCAGGTGTTTGCCGTAACTGTCAGGGCATTGGTGCTGTTCTTTGTGAGTTAACACTTTCTTGGCTTACTAAACTCTTAATAGATATATGATTACTCTCTGCTTAAGATGACATCTTTGTATGTTAAAAATTCATAATGATTCTCTGTTTCCATTTGATATTCTGCAGAAGGACTCATGAGCTTAACATTGATGTCCTTTATGTGTTTATATGATTTAGGTGATATGTGTGGTGGTACAGGAAAATGGAAAGCTCTCAACCGAAAACGTGCCAAAGATGTATATGAGTTTACAGAATGTCCAAACTGTTACggtttgtctctctctctctctttcccagcattttttttttaatgtagttTGGTTTTTGGTAACCCCTGTTTGATTTGGTTGGCTCCTGTTTGCAAACAGGTAGAGGCAAACTTGTTTGTCCGGTTTGTTTAGGTACAGGTTTACCAAACAACAAAGGACTTCTTAGAAGGCCTGGTGCTCGTGAGCTACTTGACAAGATGTACAATGGTCGTCTTCTTCCCAATTCATGAGCAGGTATTATAGTACATGTCCTCGTTTCATCTCCATGTAAAGTTATCATTTGTCTGTTTACTGAGTTAAAAAAGCTTGACTGGGACAAATGTGTTgcttttttttgcaaaattgcTTTTAAGCACAATAGTTATGAATTatagaagaggaagaaagcTAATACATTGTGGACGCATGGGAAGCTATAGGAGAACATGTTTTTGTAATGCTGCTAGCTTTGTGTTGTAAATTCGAGTTAAAAATACTCCATGCCATAATGTAAGATGTTAGGCATAAAAAGCATATTaaagaattttcttttctttttaaaacatcaagttaaaaatataaatttaaaacaattcaATCAGTTATTAAAAGAACAGTAAAATATAAAACCTTCTAAAACATCATGAAGCTCAActttttgaaatgaaaaataaccCAAATGTAAAgtgaaaaaatagtttttttttttttgaaaattatgtcCCTCCTACTTTTCACCAGTTCTTGCTTCTCTGATCTCAAAGACAGAGGTCATGAAACTTACTGGTGTTTTGACCTTTTGAAACCTATTGTTTCAACAGATGTATGTATATTCTATCAATATCAATCAATGCAAAATAACAATTAAAAGCAGCAACATAGGAGTCTTTCAAAGTCTActaaaacatagttcaaaaaaaaaagatccacaACAACAGAGTTTCACAATGATCAGATCTCCAAAGAGAAAACGCTTCAAAGTTCTAAAACTAAAGTTAGACTTTGTTCATGAGAAGCTTGATCATCATCAGAGCAAATAATATAAGTCTAGAAATTCAATAAGCCAACAACAAACAGTTTATCAATAAAAGAAGAAACGGTTGGTGATCTCTATCTCTTCTTCAAGTTCACTTCTAACGAACCTCTCAGTTTCCATGGTTCCAGTACTCCACTAGGAGATGGTTCGGATCAAGAGCCTCAATGCGCTGGAAAATAAAGATGACACTAGTCatgttataatttcatattccataatgttatatatttttacctcAATTGTATACGGGGAGAGAAAACCAAACATTTGTAACCCGCTGATGCTTTCCAAAGTATGAACATTACGTTCTTGGCGCTTCTTGATCTCTTCGTTAACTTTCTGCAACACCATTTCCCAGCATGCCTGAGCTGAGAAAGCATAGAAGCCCTCGTCTTGAGATTCTTCTAGAGTAACCTGAAAACGATAAACAACAACGTAAAACgcaactttatttttattttttcaagcGTAACACGAAACTAATCAGAACGTTGTAAAAGTCTTTTTTACCCTGAATAACGGACCCACGAATTCTAGAACCTCAGATATGTAATAGCTCATTCTCGTTGGATCTTTCAGGTTATAGAATTTAACCCTACTCTTGAACCCTGTAAAACAAAGATAGTAAATCAACTTAACCCCTTTCAACCGATAAAATAAACAAGTTCTTTAGGGTTTGAAGAGTTGCACCTCTTGGAAATATTGCATGCTTGTTACACCAAAGCTCTCCGAAAACCAAGAACCCTAGGTTTATAGTCTCCACATAGGCAGCAAAGTTCATCATGGATAAACCAATGCGTGTGTCAGAAGTATCATCAAACTCGATATCATCCAGTAGAAGCTCACGGTTCAGATCAAAACCCCTAGGTTCTCCTGTCTCCTTAGTCTCTGAACAATCTTCTCTAACCATGGAAAGCCAAGTCTTTAGATCCTCCTTCTCACCTTCCAATGCTCTAACCAACGATCTCAACTCGTCCATGGTGTAACGAAGAAGTACGAACCTATCGTCCCCTTCACACGAACAAAGCTCGTTCGCGTGCTTAGTGCACGCATACACTCCAGGAGAGCATCTGTCACAGCAAGCTGCCGTGAGATGCAAGTCATAAGAGCACTTAAAGCATTCCCTCTCGCAGTTCGAATCAAAGTCCTTGTCCATCTTCACCAATCTGAGACCGCTTCCAAGAGCACCGATCCTTCCTTCCTCCATACGCAAACGAGTCTCCACCGCCTTAGTAAGAGTCATATTCTTCTCGCTGAAAACTCTCCATCCCACGCTCTCTCTACCATACCCCCAACCAGCCGAGATGAACCTAACAGCTTCATAAGCCGCTCCAAGGAGAAGCTTGTCGTGAGACACAGACGTTTTCTTGTTCTCACCACTCAATAACTCCACAGCGTTCTGTCCGTGAGATAGCCAGTCAACCGTAGCGACGTTCACAGCTTCCGCGCAGTTGAAACCGGCGTTGAAACCAGCGTGATACGCCCTAGGGAACGTGAGAACAAACTCCCCTGCACGCTGAACCGCACGACAAACCTTGACTCCCTCTTTTTGCAAAACGGACGGTGAAAACTGAGTGACAATTTCATGGAGTAGACCAGGTGTTTCCTCGAAAAGATCTGGTAAGTGTTTCCTCATGGCCTTCTCTAGTGCGGTTGCATGGCTTTCAGGAACTCCGTACCACACTTTCGGCTCGCCAAAGTGATTATAGTTTATTGAGTATAAGTGGTGGTCCTCCACATGCTGTTACATTTTCACATCAAATACTATTAGGTGAAactactaaataaaaatattaattgtaagtgtatttttttttacccAGCAAAAAGATGAAAAACACATCCCAACGTAGACCCATGGCACGAGAACGCCGGAGATGTCTTTACGCTCGAATGGGAGTAAAGAGCCGGAGAGACGAGGTAAGTTGTTAAGGTTCCAACCAGAGGCTTCTCCATCCTCGAATCCGCTTCCAAGAACCTTCTTCTCTAAGTCAGCTCCATAATATACCTCGACTTCTTCAGGGTGTGCTGCGTGCTCGACTATCCGCCAATATTCTTTTTCGATCTCTTCGATGGATGGAGACGCATTTCCTCCTTTTCTCTCGAAATAGGAGTTCTTGAAACCCCGATCATACTTCTCAAAGTCCTCAAGAGTGAAGTCTGGTCCAGAGATGAAACCAAACTTCTCTTCTTCCGCGGGAGATGAAGCAGAAGCAGAAGCAGAAGCTGAAGCTGAAGCAGAAGTAGAAGCAGAGCTAGGTCGGCTCTTCTTGGAGGAACCGATTCTTGAGGATCCTCGTTTGCGTTTCCTTCCCTTaggtatcttcttcttctgattcatGGGCTCTCTGTTCTGGAGCAGCTCCATGTTCTGAACCCGGGTAGGGAACTTTGCATCCTCCCATATACTTTTCTCTTTAAGCCGAAAAGAAGGAGACCAGTTCAAGGGTGGTACGATACGGCAAATACCGTATGGTTCAGCTAAGTGACGTATACTTGCTATGTAAGCaagtgtatcttcaaactcctaAACACCCCAAAAGGTACAATAAAAAAATGAGGATTGAGGAAGAAGGAAACTTACGATCAAAACCACCTCTGAATACAAGATGGAGAACAAGCACTACCTCTGATGTAGGGCGGAATACTGGAGCGTTTTCAATGACTGGCCTACGCGCTTTAGCTGGATCCCGTCTACCAAGAACCTACATGTGTTTAATGAAAAATGTGACTTTGTAAGCATTTATGGAGTAATGACATCAGATAGCAAGTAGAAAAGTTTGGTCTTACCTCTCGATGACGGGGACTATTAGGAGGTTGTACATTAGTGTCATCCTTGTCctgaaaaacattaaaaataaaactttattccTGAGAAAATCCAAGTCACCTattgattgaaaaaaatatgaatgaaCTACAAATTAGGACTCATGGTGAACTATACAAACCATACTCAGACCAAACTAAATTTGTGACTTgggataaattataaaaatgatcatCCCGAGCCCCAATAAAATTGGGACTcaagataaattataaaaatcatcGCGAGTCAGAGTAAAAACTGGGATTCATGTTGAATTATAAAACTCGTCATCGCGAGTCGCAAATAAATTAGATTTAGAATAAACTATAAAAGTCGTCCCGAATCCGAATAAAAATTAGGAATCATGATTAACATTCGTAAATCAACTTAAGCAATGGAATGATATTTAAGGCCTAATCTACAATCTCAATATTGTTAAATCAAGTATGTTATATAGAGTAAGATCGGTATCAAAGCAATAAGACACGATTCGATAAATCGATCTTAAACGGAAAAAAATCACCTCTTTGATCTGAGATTCTGATGCATCAGCCATTTGAATGAATCAGTTCACTCCACAAAACCAGATGACCCTTATAAGAACTGAGATATACAAAGATTTTAGTAATCAAAGGATCAAGGAATCCTAGCCTTATATCCAATTcccaaaattatatattaggGAGTCATGAGACACATAGGCTTAGGGGGTTCATTATATAGATAAGGAAAACAAAAGGTGAAGATTACATACCAATCACAATGACAACTCAATATCTCTTTTCCTCAATTGAGatataaaagaaattgaaatggcagttacaataaaaataaaatgttgaaTATTGACCTAGTTAAGTAGCAATGAATTGAAAGAAGCAGcacaacaacaaagaaaaaaagctaaaaatatatcaaaaattaaaaccaacaaaagatggtaaactaaattaatcatctatattattaaaactggaGTACATTTGataattgtttggaaacatagataatagtataaaaaacataaatgttattttgaaacatggatagcagtatattaaaaaaaaagtaattgacttacgttattaagaaaaataggAAGTCAATTTTACTACGAGAAATTATCTggttcaattttaaaatatacaaaaattgtCCAATCTAACTATCTAAAAAACttattttgtctaaaataattataaaataaaatttaaattttatacatatttcagattaaaataacaatttaaaattaatttacatcaaaaattgattaaaaatatacatatattcaaaaatgacttttactaaaatattttccaaataaccattataaaaatgttttcaatatatataagaaaaataaaatacaaagcTCAATTCCAgacaccaacttaaattatggtttttatatttcacattaagttttaaaaatataatatatgtgatcatttgtatgatggtacatatacaatattattaattatatgattacttaaatgatgatacatataaattacgattaattatatgatgacatatatatatatatatgatatataatagcgacatataaaatcaaaatagcaacatattttgaaaactaaaacCGCGCAGGCGGGTGAATCAAAGTTTAGTTTTAATTGTTAGTGCTAAAAAATGAATTTGAAAAGAGATGAGCTCACATCAAATGATCTGTTTAGTTTAAGGCAGTTCTTGAAACAACCAgatgaaaaaaattgtttggctCCTAAACATTTAATGCTTAATATATATTCTCTCCATTTCAAAACTAGctatactttaaaaatattattttaaaagacaTATTTTATAcgttttaatgtatttttattaattaatcataatAAATTGCaagtttcaataaaattaataatatatattgaattttgagaaaattttcatttaaatcacaaactttcaaatttaatttaaaaatcataaaaaaaattggatcatttaaaatatcaacttATCTTGACTAACCATTTAAACCCTCAAGATAATTTGGCTAAGCCAATTTTAAGACTACTTTACTTTGGTTAACATATTGATTAGACTGTTAATCTCTGCTTATAATTTCTGTTAAactaaaacgacgtcgttttgtaAACTATAAAAACCTCCTAAATCATTTTTTCTCCAAACCTAAATCTCTAATTCTTTGAAAATCAAGAAATACACTCTCTTCAAAGCTTGTCTCGATTTCATGATGATTTCATCTTCTCCATATTGTACCTCTCAAGATGAACTTGTCATGAAATTGAGATAAGTTTTGACGAGAgtgtattttcaattttaaagaACTAGAGA
It encodes:
- the LOC108848956 gene encoding coatomer subunit epsilon-2; protein product: MAGMGAGPDHLFNLRNQFYLGAYQTAINNSEIRNLSPEDAVERDCLVFRSYIALGSYQLVISEIDESAATPLQAVKLLAMYLSSPANKESTISSLREWLADPTIGNNATLRLVAGVVFMHEEDYSEALKHTHAGGTMDLHALNVQIFIKMHRTDYAEKQLGVMQQYDEDHTLTQLATAWFNLAVGGSKIQEAYLIFQDFCEKYPMTCLILNGKAVCCMQMGNFDEAETLLLEALNKDAKDPETLANLVVCSLHVGKSSSRYLSQLKLSHPEHVLVKRVSSAEDNFERAVQSVA
- the LOC108853563 gene encoding protein PHOTOSYSTEM I ASSEMBLY 2, chloroplastic, with the protein product MAASSNLFAIPARLQSASSPFISAPNRNRVRILAKSCPDNQSFGSNDSDTSPETTNETQGDQKPLSRRQWMMTCACLSPALITNAYTFVSVQNAAALDKKPGVCRNCQGIGAVLCDMCGGTGKWKALNRKRAKDVYEFTECPNCYGRGKLVCPVCLGTGLPNNKGLLRRPGARELLDKMYNGRLLPNS
- the LOC108850935 gene encoding lysine-specific demethylase JMJ15-like, coding for MADASESQIKEDKDDTNVQPPNSPRHREVLGRRDPAKARRPVIENAPVFRPTSEEFEDTLAYIASIRHLAEPYGICRIVPPLNWSPSFRLKEKSIWEDAKFPTRVQNMELLQNREPMNQKKKIPKGRKRKRGSSRIGSSKKSRPSSASTSASASASASASASSPAEEEKFGFISGPDFTLEDFEKYDRGFKNSYFERKGGNASPSIEEIEKEYWRIVEHAAHPEEVEVYYGADLEKKVLGSGFEDGEASGWNLNNLPRLSGSLLPFERKDISGVLVPWVYVGMCFSSFCWHVEDHHLYSINYNHFGEPKVWYGVPESHATALEKAMRKHLPDLFEETPGLLHEIVTQFSPSVLQKEGVKVCRAVQRAGEFVLTFPRAYHAGFNAGFNCAEAVNVATVDWLSHGQNAVELLSGENKKTSVSHDKLLLGAAYEAVRFISAGWGYGRESVGWRVFSEKNMTLTKAVETRLRMEEGRIGALGSGLRLVKMDKDFDSNCERECFKCSYDLHLTAACCDRCSPGVYACTKHANELCSCEGDDRFVLLRYTMDELRSLVRALEGEKEDLKTWLSMVREDCSETKETGEPRGFDLNRELLLDDIEFDDTSDTRIGLSMMNFAAYVETINLGFLVFGELWCNKHAIFPRGFKSRVKFYNLKDPTRMSYYISEVLEFVGPLFRVTLEESQDEGFYAFSAQACWEMVLQKVNEEIKKRQERNVHTLESISGLQMFGFLSPYTIEVKIYNIMEYEIIT